From Acidaminococcus timonensis, the proteins below share one genomic window:
- a CDS encoding M20/M25/M40 family metallo-hydrolase, producing the protein MELIDEFKQLVEIDSASGRERAIADVLKKKLTDLGFGVLEDQAGSTFGGNTGNLIAIKEGTREGSVLFCSHMDRVANGCGIQPREKDGKLVSDGSTILAADDVSGLCAILDGVRRVLASEKPHPRLEIAFTVGEEANLWGGRALDLSQFQSPFCFVIDSPGTIGRLVNGAPGRAKLQVEVEGRAAHAGNEPEKGINAAHILCHILDTLRDGRLDEETVSNFPRLGTDNDATNVVCARAWAKGESRSRSREKLQRYIDYFQDHCRRAAEGTGAHVITRVDMSFAPFLIDESAPVLQTAIRALKDLGIQPRIEQGGGGMDANIYNAKGLPAIGVATGYTRNHTTEENLDLDSFRKSGMLIQALIEEA; encoded by the coding sequence TTGGAACTCATCGATGAATTCAAACAGCTGGTGGAGATCGACTCCGCCTCCGGCAGGGAACGGGCCATTGCCGATGTACTGAAAAAGAAACTCACCGACCTGGGCTTCGGCGTCCTGGAAGATCAGGCCGGTTCCACCTTCGGTGGAAACACCGGCAACCTGATTGCCATAAAGGAAGGGACCCGGGAAGGCTCCGTCCTGTTCTGCAGCCATATGGACCGGGTGGCCAACGGCTGCGGCATCCAGCCCCGGGAAAAAGACGGCAAACTGGTATCCGATGGCAGCACCATCCTGGCTGCCGATGACGTCAGCGGTCTGTGTGCCATTTTGGATGGCGTGCGCCGGGTCCTGGCTTCTGAAAAGCCCCATCCCCGCCTGGAAATCGCCTTTACCGTGGGCGAAGAAGCCAACCTGTGGGGTGGCCGTGCCTTGGATCTGAGCCAGTTCCAGAGCCCCTTCTGCTTTGTCATCGACAGTCCGGGTACCATCGGCCGGCTGGTCAACGGAGCGCCCGGCCGGGCCAAGCTCCAGGTGGAAGTGGAAGGCAGGGCCGCCCATGCAGGCAATGAACCGGAAAAGGGCATCAACGCCGCCCACATCCTGTGCCACATCCTGGATACCCTCCGGGACGGCCGCCTGGACGAAGAGACTGTTTCCAACTTTCCCCGGCTGGGCACTGACAACGATGCCACCAATGTGGTCTGCGCCAGAGCCTGGGCCAAAGGAGAAAGCCGCAGCCGGAGCAGGGAAAAGCTGCAGCGCTACATCGACTACTTCCAGGATCACTGCCGCAGAGCCGCCGAAGGCACCGGTGCCCACGTGATCACCCGGGTCGATATGTCCTTCGCCCCCTTCCTGATCGACGAAAGTGCTCCCGTACTCCAGACCGCCATCCGGGCCCTGAAGGACCTGGGTATCCAGCCCCGGATCGAGCAGGGCGGGGGCGGCATGGACGCCAACATCTACAACGCCAAAGGCCTGCCCGCCATCGGCGTTGCCACCGGCTATACCAGGAACCATACCACCGAAGAAAACCTGGATCTGGACAGCTTCCGGAAAAGCGGGATGCTGATCCAGGCCCTGATCGAGGAAGCGTAA
- the gltS gene encoding sodium/glutamate symporter: MSIVFMNNVLTIKADAICTAALAAVMLLIGYWVKNRIGALQKYCIPAPVVGGFLFMFITFIGHQTGAFGFKFDTYYQNPFMLAFFTTVGLGASLSLLKKGGGLLIIYWLTSGIISFFQNVIGIAISKVTGLAEPYALLASAISMIGGHGAAGAYGKTFVEMGYPAGMEVGAAAATFGLISAVLLGGPLGRLLIEKYHLKPDPSEDFDTDVENVNAASGEKLSGLDIIRNVTAILVCMALGTVISGWIGKLIHMSFPTYVGAMFLAVLWRNMNEKGHFYNFSFSLVDSIGDVMLNLYLAIALMTLRLWELSGLLGGVVLVVAAQVVFMALACYFVVFRVLGSNYDAAVMCAGLCGHGLGATPSAIVNMTAIKDQYGMSRKAFMIVPIVGAFLVDVIYQPQTIAFIKFFVKAVK; encoded by the coding sequence ATGTCCATCGTTTTTATGAACAATGTGCTGACCATCAAGGCGGACGCCATCTGTACGGCGGCGCTGGCTGCAGTGATGCTGCTGATCGGGTACTGGGTGAAGAACCGGATCGGAGCCCTGCAGAAATACTGCATCCCAGCACCGGTGGTGGGAGGCTTCCTGTTCATGTTCATCACGTTCATCGGACATCAGACCGGGGCTTTCGGGTTTAAATTCGATACCTATTATCAGAATCCGTTCATGCTGGCTTTCTTTACCACGGTAGGCCTGGGGGCTTCTCTTTCCCTGCTGAAAAAGGGCGGCGGGTTGCTGATCATCTACTGGCTGACATCAGGGATCATTTCTTTCTTCCAGAATGTGATCGGCATCGCCATCAGCAAGGTCACCGGACTGGCGGAACCCTATGCCCTCCTGGCCAGTGCCATTTCCATGATCGGGGGCCACGGGGCTGCCGGGGCCTATGGCAAGACCTTTGTGGAAATGGGGTATCCGGCCGGCATGGAAGTGGGGGCGGCTGCGGCCACCTTTGGCCTGATTTCGGCCGTGCTGCTGGGTGGACCTCTGGGCCGGCTGCTCATTGAAAAGTACCATCTGAAACCGGATCCTTCGGAAGACTTCGATACGGATGTGGAAAACGTGAATGCGGCCAGCGGAGAAAAACTGTCAGGGCTGGACATCATCAGGAACGTAACTGCCATTCTGGTGTGCATGGCACTGGGAACGGTGATTTCCGGCTGGATCGGAAAACTGATCCACATGAGTTTCCCTACGTATGTAGGGGCAATGTTCCTGGCCGTGCTGTGGCGGAACATGAATGAAAAGGGCCATTTCTACAATTTCAGTTTCTCTCTGGTGGATTCCATCGGCGATGTGATGCTGAACCTGTACCTGGCCATTGCACTGATGACCCTGCGGTTGTGGGAACTGTCGGGTCTTTTGGGCGGCGTGGTCCTGGTTGTGGCAGCCCAGGTGGTGTTCATGGCTCTGGCCTGCTATTTTGTGGTGTTCCGGGTGCTGGGCAGCAATTACGATGCGGCAGTGATGTGTGCCGGTCTGTGCGGACACGGACTGGGAGCGACGCCTTCTGCCATCGTCAATATGACGGCCATCAAGGACCAGTACGGTATGAGCCGGAAGGCTTTCATGATCGTACCCATTGTGGGGGCGTTCCTGGTGGATGTGATCTACCAGCCCCAGACCATTGCTTTCATCAAGTTCTTTGTAAAAGCCGTGAAATAA
- a CDS encoding SLC13 family permease — protein MLSAAIILAIAIAIYLGYKTSLNTGLFCIVFAYLIGCLVMGLKPKAVIGFWPISTMFVILSVSLFYNVAAINGTLEKMSGSLLYSCRKFPGMLPYALFGVAVILSVMGATYFTVLAFLAPITLLICDESRMDKLTGAVAINCGALCGGNFPTSNLGVIFRGLSDTAYESLKLTAPMDSFAMEMEIFLLSLVFSLALITVFRYGIKANRNIGKGVTFKQPEPFTPVQKQTLTLMLVMMVVVLIFPLLKIFVPGNPTISYLAGKVDVGLVAIIFAVIALLLKLAPQKEAIARIPWNTIVMIAGAGMLISVAVKAGTIKMLSTWVGANVPTLLIPLAFSIIAAIMSFFSSTTGVVAPALFPLIPGLAESTGLSAGALFACTVLGAQSSAISPFSSGGSLILGSTPKEEDRTTLFNKLLLRAVPVSVLACAAYNFLVAFVM, from the coding sequence CCTGGCCATTGCCATTGCCATTTACCTGGGGTATAAAACCAGTCTGAATACCGGGCTGTTCTGTATCGTTTTTGCGTACCTGATCGGGTGCCTTGTCATGGGTCTGAAGCCGAAAGCGGTGATCGGTTTCTGGCCCATCAGCACCATGTTCGTGATCCTGTCTGTTTCTCTGTTCTACAATGTGGCAGCCATCAACGGGACACTGGAAAAAATGTCCGGTTCCCTGCTGTATTCCTGCCGGAAATTCCCGGGGATGCTGCCCTATGCGCTCTTCGGCGTAGCTGTGATCCTGTCTGTGATGGGGGCAACCTATTTTACGGTACTGGCTTTCCTGGCACCCATCACCCTGCTGATTTGCGATGAATCCCGGATGGACAAACTGACCGGAGCTGTGGCCATCAACTGCGGGGCCCTGTGTGGAGGGAACTTCCCCACTTCCAATCTGGGAGTGATTTTCCGGGGCCTTTCTGATACGGCCTATGAGTCTCTGAAACTGACGGCTCCCATGGATTCCTTTGCCATGGAAATGGAAATCTTCCTGCTGTCCCTGGTGTTTTCTCTGGCGCTGATCACCGTATTCCGTTATGGGATCAAAGCCAATCGGAACATTGGTAAAGGTGTCACCTTCAAGCAGCCGGAACCGTTCACGCCGGTACAGAAACAGACCCTGACCCTGATGCTGGTGATGATGGTGGTGGTGTTGATTTTCCCGCTGCTGAAGATTTTCGTGCCGGGGAATCCCACCATTTCCTATCTGGCCGGTAAGGTGGATGTGGGGCTGGTGGCCATCATCTTTGCGGTGATTGCATTGCTGCTGAAACTGGCTCCCCAGAAGGAAGCCATTGCCAGGATTCCCTGGAACACCATTGTGATGATTGCCGGGGCCGGGATGCTGATTTCCGTAGCCGTAAAAGCCGGGACCATCAAGATGCTCAGCACCTGGGTGGGGGCCAATGTGCCCACGCTGCTGATCCCTCTGGCGTTCTCCATCATTGCGGCCATCATGAGCTTCTTCAGTTCTACCACCGGGGTGGTGGCGCCTGCGTTATTCCCGCTGATTCCGGGGCTGGCGGAAAGTACAGGGCTTTCTGCCGGGGCGCTGTTCGCCTGCACGGTGCTGGGTGCACAATCCAGTGCCATCAGCCCGTTCTCTTCCGGCGGTTCTCTGATTCTGGGATCCACGCCCAAAGAAGAAGACCGGACCACCCTGTTCAACAAACTGCTGCTTCGGGCTGTACCGGTGAGTGTGCTGGCCTGTGCAGCGTACAATTTCCTGGTTGCCTTTGTAATGTAA